In Hyphomicrobiales bacterium, a single window of DNA contains:
- a CDS encoding polyhydroxyalkanoate depolymerase — protein sequence MLYHFYEMNHAAVAPWRTAVEAGMAYWDSTANPFAQTPFGRSAAASLHLFERMTRRYGKPEFGIHETFVGNRQVAIHQDVIWQMPFCNLLHFRKEDGRLGKNQQKVLIVAPMSGHYATLLRNTVEAMLPSHDVYITDWADARNVPLAQGSFDLDDYTDYVINMLHHLGERAHVMAVCQPSVPVMAAVSLMSERDDPLVPKTMILMGGPIDTRCNPTGVNKLAENKGVDWFRNNVIMTVPFPLPGMGRMVYPGFLQLTGFMTMNLDRHMTAHRELFWHLVEGDGDSVDKHQDFYDEYMSVMDLDADFYLQTVERVFIHHDLPSGTYAYRGHTIAPQKIKRTALLTVEGEKDDISGVGQTHAAHTILAGLPAEMKHHHLQLGVGHYGVFSGSRFRKDVVPVISDVIARHKD from the coding sequence ATGCTCTACCATTTCTATGAGATGAACCACGCTGCCGTGGCACCTTGGCGGACCGCCGTGGAGGCGGGCATGGCCTATTGGGACAGCACCGCCAATCCTTTTGCGCAGACCCCTTTCGGCCGATCGGCTGCCGCTTCGCTCCACCTCTTCGAGCGCATGACGCGCCGCTACGGCAAGCCGGAATTCGGCATCCATGAAACCTTCGTGGGCAACCGCCAGGTCGCGATCCATCAGGACGTGATCTGGCAAATGCCCTTCTGCAACCTCCTCCATTTCCGCAAGGAAGATGGCCGCCTGGGAAAAAACCAGCAGAAGGTACTGATTGTGGCCCCCATGTCGGGCCATTACGCCACGCTGCTGCGCAACACCGTGGAAGCGATGCTGCCCAGCCATGATGTTTACATCACCGACTGGGCGGATGCGCGCAATGTGCCGCTGGCGCAAGGCAGCTTCGACCTCGACGACTATACCGACTACGTCATCAACATGCTGCATCACCTCGGCGAACGCGCCCATGTGATGGCGGTGTGCCAGCCCTCGGTGCCCGTGATGGCCGCCGTCTCGCTGATGAGCGAGCGCGATGATCCGCTGGTGCCCAAGACCATGATCCTCATGGGCGGCCCCATCGACACGCGCTGCAACCCGACCGGCGTCAACAAGCTGGCCGAAAACAAGGGCGTGGACTGGTTCCGCAACAACGTGATCATGACCGTGCCCTTCCCGCTGCCGGGCATGGGCCGCATGGTCTATCCGGGCTTCCTGCAGCTCACCGGCTTCATGACCATGAACCTCGACCGCCACATGACGGCGCATCGCGAGCTGTTCTGGCACCTGGTCGAAGGCGACGGTGACAGCGTCGACAAGCACCAGGATTTCTATGACGAATACATGTCGGTCATGGATCTCGACGCCGATTTCTACCTGCAGACGGTGGAGCGCGTCTTCATCCACCACGACCTGCCGTCCGGCACCTATGCCTACCGCGGCCACACCATCGCGCCGCAGAAGATCAAGCGCACCGCGCTGCTGACGGTCGAGGGCGAGAAAGACGATATTTCGGGCGTCGGCCAGACCCATGCCGCACACACGATCCTCGCAGGCCTGCCGGCGGAGATGAAGCATCATCATCTCCAGCTGGGTGTGGGGCACTACGGCGTGTTCTCGGGTTCACGATTCCGCAAGGATGTGGTACCGGTGATTTCCGACGTGATTGCCCGCCACAAGGATTGA
- a CDS encoding M48 family metallopeptidase gives MRLLRAFTQRKTSPLPPPVTEMMLVADQQVQLTFKRHASARRFTLRLMRDGAGFAMTMPRRASMADARAFALKSESWMLRVLARRVPKVDVAPGAVIMLRGVEHVIAATGKARGQVIHDAGERILHVPGAPQHLRRRLLDWLKAEAAHDLDVASTKYAAAMAARFRKINIRDQKSRWGSCSTDGVLNYSWRLVLAPPYVLDYVAAHEVAHLREMNHSTRFWRLVLSHCPGSRSAKTWLKLHGTRLHALG, from the coding sequence ATGCGCCTCTTGCGCGCATTCACCCAACGCAAGACTTCACCGCTGCCCCCGCCCGTCACGGAAATGATGCTGGTGGCCGACCAGCAGGTGCAGCTCACCTTCAAGCGCCACGCCTCCGCCCGCCGCTTCACCTTGCGCCTGATGCGCGATGGAGCGGGCTTTGCCATGACCATGCCGCGCCGCGCCAGCATGGCCGATGCGCGCGCCTTCGCCCTCAAGTCGGAAAGCTGGATGCTCAGGGTTCTCGCGAGACGCGTGCCCAAGGTCGATGTGGCCCCCGGTGCCGTCATCATGCTGCGCGGCGTCGAACACGTGATTGCCGCCACCGGCAAGGCCCGTGGACAGGTGATTCACGATGCCGGGGAACGCATCCTTCATGTGCCCGGCGCCCCGCAACATCTGAGGCGCCGCCTTCTGGACTGGCTGAAAGCCGAAGCGGCCCACGATCTTGACGTCGCCTCCACCAAATACGCTGCCGCCATGGCGGCGCGATTCCGCAAGATCAATATCCGCGACCAGAAGAGCAGGTGGGGCTCGTGCTCAACCGATGGTGTGCTCAACTATTCGTGGAGACTCGTGCTGGCACCACCTTATGTGCTGGACTATGTCGCCGCCCATGAGGTGGCCCACCTGCGTGAGATGAACCATTCCACGCGCTTCTGGCGGCTGGTCCTCAGCCATTGTCCCGGAAGCCGCAGCGCCAAAACCTGGCTGAAGCTGCACGGTACGCGACTGCACGCCCTGGGCTGA